In Candidatus Defluviilinea proxima, a single genomic region encodes these proteins:
- the glpK gene encoding glycerol kinase GlpK: MSKYVAAIDQGTTSTRCMIFDHGGNVIAVDQREHQQIYPKPGWVEHDALEISERTLEVMNGALEKSGVSSKDIVAIGITNQRETTVVWDKQTGKPIYNAIVWQDTRTDTIINELAKDGGQDRFRLKTGLPLATYFSGPKLKWILDNVDGACAKAENGDLLFGTIDTWLIWNLTGEYITDVTNASRTMLMNINTLEWDDEILGILDIPRAVLPKIKSSSEIYGSVGKGSCPSLQNVPVAGNLGDQHAALFGQTCFNPGEAKNTYGTGCFMLLNTGEKPVPSKSGLLTTMGYKIGNAPAVYALEGSIAITGALIQWLRDNLGLIQSSAEVEALAQSVEDSGGIYFVPAFSGLFAPYWKSDARGAIVGMTRYVNKGHIARAALEATAYQTREVLDAMETDSGVKLTALKVDGGMVFNELLMQFQADVLDVPVIRPKVAETTALGAAYAAGLAVGFWQDYDELRSNWGRDKEWRPAMSEELRKKLYSGWKKAVTRTFDWVE, from the coding sequence ATGTCAAAATACGTCGCCGCGATAGACCAGGGTACGACCAGCACTCGTTGCATGATCTTCGATCATGGGGGAAATGTGATTGCCGTTGACCAAAGGGAACACCAGCAAATTTATCCGAAGCCCGGTTGGGTGGAGCACGATGCGCTTGAGATCTCCGAGCGGACCCTTGAAGTGATGAATGGGGCGTTGGAGAAAAGCGGTGTTTCTTCCAAGGATATTGTTGCGATTGGGATCACGAATCAACGCGAGACAACGGTTGTGTGGGATAAGCAGACCGGCAAGCCGATCTATAATGCAATTGTCTGGCAGGATACGCGGACGGACACCATCATCAATGAATTGGCTAAAGATGGAGGACAAGACCGCTTCAGACTTAAGACCGGCCTGCCTCTGGCAACCTATTTTTCTGGCCCCAAGCTGAAATGGATTCTCGATAACGTGGACGGTGCATGCGCTAAAGCCGAAAACGGAGACTTGTTATTCGGCACAATTGACACTTGGCTGATCTGGAATCTCACTGGTGAGTACATCACGGATGTGACGAATGCCTCACGTACGATGTTGATGAATATCAACACATTGGAATGGGACGATGAGATATTAGGCATCCTCGATATTCCGCGTGCGGTGTTGCCGAAGATCAAATCTTCTTCGGAGATTTATGGCTCGGTAGGGAAGGGCAGCTGCCCTTCCCTACAAAATGTACCTGTTGCAGGCAACCTCGGCGATCAACATGCCGCATTGTTTGGTCAAACCTGTTTCAATCCCGGCGAGGCGAAGAACACGTATGGTACGGGTTGCTTCATGCTGTTGAACACCGGTGAAAAACCTGTCCCTTCGAAATCGGGATTGCTGACAACGATGGGATACAAGATCGGTAACGCGCCAGCCGTGTATGCGTTGGAAGGTTCCATTGCGATCACGGGAGCTTTGATCCAGTGGCTGAGAGATAACTTGGGGCTGATCCAATCGTCGGCGGAGGTGGAAGCGTTGGCTCAGTCAGTGGAGGATAGCGGCGGAATCTATTTTGTCCCAGCCTTTAGCGGATTGTTCGCTCCGTATTGGAAGTCTGATGCGCGGGGCGCGATCGTCGGGATGACTCGTTACGTCAACAAGGGGCATATCGCACGTGCCGCGCTCGAAGCGACGGCATATCAGACGCGTGAAGTATTGGATGCTATGGAGACAGACTCGGGTGTGAAGTTGACCGCGCTCAAAGTGGATGGGGGAATGGTGTTCAACGAATTGCTCATGCAGTTCCAAGCCGATGTGCTGGACGTGCCGGTCATCCGCCCGAAGGTGGCAGAGACAACGGCGCTTGGTGCGGCCTACGCGGCGGGGCTGGCTGTGGGCTTTTGGCAGGATTATGATGAACTGCGCTCGAACTGGGGCAGGGACAAAGAGTGGCGCCCGGCCATGAGCGAAGAATTGCGAAAGAAGTTATACTCAGGCTGGAAAAAGGCAGTCACAAGGACGTTCGATTGGGTTGAATAA
- a CDS encoding helix-turn-helix transcriptional regulator — MKRQSITQISEQIAAPLTAIASPQRIAILLLIGKGEACVCHLEASLGWRQAYISQHLMALRKADILQDRREGRYIFYSLKDASLLDLITASATLSGLSAESVSALINTQVNPSCECPQCVPALIPVTSL; from the coding sequence ATGAAAAGACAATCCATCACTCAAATTTCCGAACAGATCGCCGCACCGCTCACCGCCATTGCCTCACCGCAACGCATCGCCATTTTACTTTTGATCGGCAAGGGCGAAGCCTGCGTTTGTCATCTTGAAGCATCACTTGGATGGCGTCAGGCTTACATCTCTCAACATCTGATGGCACTCCGCAAAGCGGACATCCTGCAAGACCGGCGTGAAGGCCGTTACATTTTCTACAGCCTGAAAGACGCCTCGCTTCTAGACCTTATCACTGCCTCAGCTACCCTAAGCGGACTCTCGGCTGAATCTGTCTCTGCCCTCATCAATACGCAGGTCAATCCTTCATGCGAGTGTCCGCAGTGTGTGCCCGCGCTTATTCCTGTTACGAGTCTATAA
- a CDS encoding glycerol-3-phosphate dehydrogenase/oxidase, with protein sequence MNRQEILSHLRENQEVSVLIIGGGINGIGVFRELALNGVDVLLVERGDFCSGASAASSHMAHGGIRYLENGEFRLVREAVRERNMLLQNAPHLVKPLPTTIPVFKHFSGLLNAPLKFFGKLDKPSERGSFVIKIGLRMYDAYTGRQRVVPKHKFLSRKKSLKKWGHLNPKVVGTATYYDGAILQPERLGVELILDAEQENRDARALNYMSMVGGMENTIILRDELTDENFDVKPKLVINASGAWIDTSNKKLGLSSRFIGGTKGSHIVVKHDALREAIGDHEFFFENEDGRIVLIFPLYDRILIGSSDIPVDSPDDVRCTDEEIEYFLGMVKRVFPTIELSRDNIVFQFSGVRPLPFAGTKNAAQISRDHSIEVLSGDWTSLMFPVYSLVGGKWTSFRAFSEQTANKAFEYLGLKRTKDTVSMPIGGGRAYPSTDDELNRQLESLSAWTALSKERLQVLFERYGTRTETVASFISGGSDQVLSGLPDMSRREIMFLAQRERVCHLDDLVLRRSMLAMLGRLTRNAVHELAGVLGDALGWDKEQKTAEAERTLSILEDRHGVKL encoded by the coding sequence ATGAATCGACAAGAAATTCTTTCTCATCTCCGTGAAAACCAGGAAGTCTCCGTGCTGATCATCGGCGGCGGCATCAATGGTATTGGTGTGTTTCGTGAACTTGCATTGAATGGCGTGGATGTTCTGCTTGTAGAGCGTGGTGATTTTTGCTCAGGGGCGTCAGCGGCTTCTTCGCATATGGCACATGGGGGTATTCGGTATCTTGAAAATGGAGAGTTCCGTCTCGTGCGTGAGGCTGTGCGCGAACGCAATATGTTGTTACAGAACGCGCCGCATCTGGTGAAACCACTTCCCACTACCATCCCTGTTTTCAAGCATTTTTCAGGTCTGTTGAATGCACCATTGAAATTCTTTGGCAAACTGGATAAACCTTCAGAACGCGGTTCGTTCGTCATCAAGATTGGCTTGCGAATGTACGATGCCTACACAGGCCGCCAACGCGTTGTTCCCAAACACAAATTCCTCTCAAGAAAAAAATCTCTCAAAAAGTGGGGTCACCTCAACCCAAAGGTTGTTGGTACAGCTACCTATTATGACGGCGCCATTTTGCAACCTGAACGCTTGGGCGTGGAGTTGATCCTTGATGCCGAGCAGGAAAATCGCGATGCGCGCGCGCTCAATTACATGAGTATGGTCGGGGGCATGGAGAACACCATCATCCTGCGCGATGAGCTGACCGATGAGAATTTCGATGTCAAACCGAAACTTGTCATCAATGCCTCGGGCGCTTGGATCGATACATCGAATAAAAAACTCGGGTTGTCATCCCGTTTTATCGGCGGCACCAAAGGCTCGCATATCGTTGTCAAGCATGATGCACTCCGCGAAGCCATCGGCGATCATGAATTCTTTTTTGAGAACGAAGATGGCCGCATCGTACTCATCTTCCCGTTGTATGACCGTATATTGATCGGCAGTTCGGATATTCCGGTCGACAGCCCGGATGATGTGCGCTGTACGGATGAGGAGATCGAATATTTCCTCGGGATGGTCAAGCGTGTCTTTCCGACCATTGAGTTGTCACGTGACAATATCGTTTTTCAATTCTCAGGCGTTCGTCCATTACCTTTTGCAGGCACGAAGAATGCCGCTCAGATCTCGCGCGATCACAGCATTGAAGTCCTCAGCGGCGATTGGACCAGCCTTATGTTCCCGGTGTACTCTCTCGTTGGCGGCAAGTGGACTTCCTTCCGTGCATTCTCAGAGCAGACTGCAAATAAAGCGTTCGAGTATCTCGGCCTGAAACGGACAAAGGATACCGTGTCCATGCCTATTGGTGGTGGACGTGCCTATCCATCTACTGATGATGAATTGAATCGTCAGTTGGAAAGCCTCTCCGCGTGGACGGCTTTGTCGAAGGAACGCTTACAGGTTTTGTTCGAACGATACGGCACACGCACTGAGACTGTAGCATCCTTTATCAGCGGTGGCTCTGATCAAGTGTTGTCGGGCTTGCCCGATATGTCGCGCCGGGAGATCATGTTCCTTGCTCAGCGTGAAAGAGTGTGCCATCTTGATGATCTTGTTTTGCGGCGGTCTATGCTGGCTATGCTCGGGCGCTTAACGCGCAACGCAGTCCATGAACTGGCTGGGGTGTTGGGTGATGCATTGGGCTGGGACAAAGAACAGAAAACGGCTGAAGCGGAGCGTACGCTGTCCATTCTGGAAGACAGGCACGGGGTTAAATTGTGA
- a CDS encoding histidine phosphatase family protein: MNSSEKPVYQFTFLRHGESVGNAQSRWQGQSDYPLTEKGRAQATALAQRWKSEGMKFDLAITSSLMRAKETAEIIVSTLNVNLEIDNIWLERAIGEMEGLTADEVRQKPKPPYVTPYDPVGGDGEGDWALYLRAGQALHGLLRRPAGSYLIVSHGGLLNQLMNAIIGVAPHVDPSGVRFRFENTAFARVFYFPHQHRWSIDTVNDRGHLQSLK; encoded by the coding sequence ATGAATTCATCGGAAAAGCCAGTGTATCAATTTACTTTTCTGCGACATGGCGAATCGGTGGGCAACGCCCAATCGCGTTGGCAGGGACAATCCGATTATCCGCTTACTGAAAAGGGACGTGCACAAGCCACCGCTCTTGCCCAACGTTGGAAGTCAGAAGGCATGAAGTTCGATCTGGCGATCACAAGCTCGCTGATGCGCGCTAAAGAAACAGCTGAGATCATTGTCTCAACCCTGAACGTAAATTTGGAAATCGATAACATCTGGCTGGAACGTGCCATCGGCGAAATGGAAGGGCTGACCGCCGATGAGGTCCGCCAGAAACCGAAGCCTCCATACGTTACTCCCTATGATCCTGTCGGTGGTGATGGTGAAGGGGATTGGGCCTTGTACCTGCGCGCAGGGCAGGCTTTGCATGGATTGTTACGAAGACCGGCGGGGAGCTATTTGATCGTTTCGCATGGCGGTTTGTTGAACCAGTTGATGAACGCTATCATCGGTGTAGCTCCTCATGTAGACCCTTCCGGTGTGCGTTTCAGATTTGAGAACACAGCCTTTGCGCGTGTTTTTTATTTCCCTCATCAACATCGCTGGAGCATTGATACGGTCAATGACCGCGGGCATCTACAATCCTTGAAGTAA
- a CDS encoding glycosyltransferase — protein MSPKKSKLNIDLVIPVYNEAGVVEQTYAKVCEVIDALPHEFTFYYVDDGSEDATAESLHALAKKDKRVEVLELSRNFGHQAALSAGLDATTGDFVISMDADGQHPPAMIEEMIALFEQGYDIVQAQRMDEGGTASTFKRITSSAFYKLINNISGTQIIPGAADFRGMSRQAVDALTGMPEYHRFLRGMISDIGYKSVILPYRETERLAGVSKYSLGKMIRLAMDAIFSFSLVPLYIGLSAGGVFFLLAILQVIYVYSKGDTANFVSGWGSLMFVLLVASGVILIVLGFIGVYIGYIFQQVKGRPVYLLKKGRE, from the coding sequence ATGTCCCCTAAGAAATCCAAATTGAACATTGACCTTGTCATCCCCGTCTATAACGAGGCAGGGGTGGTTGAGCAGACGTATGCAAAAGTCTGCGAGGTCATTGATGCTTTGCCACACGAGTTCACCTTCTATTATGTGGACGATGGCTCGGAAGATGCTACTGCTGAGTCTCTGCATGCGTTGGCAAAGAAGGATAAGCGTGTTGAGGTGCTGGAGCTTTCGCGCAACTTTGGACATCAGGCCGCACTCTCTGCTGGGCTGGATGCAACGACCGGTGATTTTGTGATCTCGATGGATGCGGATGGACAACATCCACCTGCGATGATCGAAGAAATGATCGCATTGTTCGAACAGGGATATGATATTGTGCAGGCCCAGCGCATGGATGAAGGCGGGACAGCCTCGACGTTCAAACGGATTACATCTTCCGCGTTCTATAAATTGATCAATAACATCAGCGGCACGCAGATCATCCCCGGCGCGGCTGATTTTCGTGGCATGAGTAGGCAAGCCGTGGATGCGTTGACAGGCATGCCTGAATATCATCGCTTTCTGCGCGGCATGATCTCAGACATTGGGTATAAAAGTGTTATCCTGCCGTACCGCGAGACAGAACGCCTGGCCGGTGTATCGAAATATTCACTCGGCAAGATGATCCGCCTTGCCATGGATGCGATCTTCTCATTCTCACTTGTGCCTTTGTATATTGGTTTGAGTGCAGGCGGCGTGTTCTTTTTGCTGGCCATCCTTCAGGTGATCTATGTATATTCCAAAGGTGATACAGCCAATTTTGTATCTGGCTGGGGCTCGCTCATGTTTGTCCTTTTGGTCGCCAGTGGTGTGATCTTGATCGTGCTTGGTTTTATCGGCGTATATATCGGTTATATCTTCCAGCAAGTAAAGGGCAGGCCGGTATATCTTTTGAAGAAGGGGCGGGAATGA